The proteins below are encoded in one region of Hordeum vulgare subsp. vulgare chromosome 3H, MorexV3_pseudomolecules_assembly, whole genome shotgun sequence:
- the LOC123439806 gene encoding chaperone protein dnaJ 72-like yields the protein MGEADHYRTLGLRRDASKAEVKAAFSRLALLHHPDRHAKADAATRADATRRFRQVYDAYHVLYDDSRRAEYDLRTSLAWSGFGQHGAKSRSSSASGGYGHGGASSSHSGRYRYRHGRGGDFQDWSSPNPREGESLGVWMRANWYPLLCCTLRVAEVVIDGWKLYNTWKS from the exons ATGGGCGAGGCCGACCACTACAGGACGCTGGGGCTCCGGCGAGATGCCAGCAAAGCCGAGGTCAAGGCCGCATTCTCCCGCctcgccctcctccaccaccccgacCGTCACGCCAAGGCCGACGCCGCCACCCGCGCTGACGCCACCCGCCGCTTCCGCCAGGTCTACGACGCCTACCACGTCCTCTACGATGACAGCCGCCGCGCCGAGTATGACCTCCGCACCTCCTTGGCTTGGAGCGGCTTCGGTCAACACGGCGCCAAATCCCGCTCCTCCTCGGCCTCGGGTGGCTACGGGCATGGCGGGGCCTCCTCATCGCATTCGGGTCGCTACAGGTACCGACACGGACGCGGAGGCGATTTTCAGGACTGGTCATCTCCGAATCCGAGGGAAGGCGAAAGTCTGGGCGTTTGGATGAGAGCCAATTGGTACCCCTTGCTCTGCTG CACTCTGAGGGTCGCAGAAGTTGTAATAGATGGCTGGAAGCTCTATAATACTTGG AAATCATGA